The DNA sequence GAGCTGTCGCTCAGGTATTAGATAGCGCCAATATCAGTTATATGGCCTTTGATAAGAGTGCAAACATTGTAAAAGCCTACCAACAAGAGCACCCGATTTTTTTCGGTGATGTCACGCAAACCAGCCTACTTCACGCTGGCGGCATACAGCATGCAAGTTGTGTCATTATTACAGTCAATTCACCAGAGGACGCAAAAGAGTTAGTCTCTACGCTGCATCACGCTCACCCAAGTCTACCGTTATATGTAAGAGGTCATAACAGTGACACTTGTAAAGCCTTATACCAACTCGGGGCAACAAGAGTCATATCTGAAAATATAGAAGTAAGTTTAGAGCTCAGCGAGCAAGTTCTGGACGATCACGGCGTAGATTCATTATTACAAAATCAACTTTTAACGGCATTTCGCGAAAATTACTATAAAAAAATTAAGGATCCGACCGATACTATAATGAACTAACATTAGTTTGTGATTAGCTTTGGAGTAATTTAGCTTAATGTACAATTCGTGCCAGCATTTAAGATGTTTTGTCTTAATGGTGGTGTTGTGGGCGCTAACAGGATGTGGCTCAAGCGATGGTCAGGACGAACCAACACCTACGGACACACCATTTTCAGTCCAAGTCAGCCCAACTTCGCTTGATGTGCAGGTCGGGGAGCAAGTTACTCTCAACTACACATTAACTAATGCTAATGTTGACGATGTAGATGTTTCGGCGATTGTTCAAAGTGACTTAGGTACTGCCGTCATCAATACTGACGCTCAAACCGTTACATTTACGGCTGGAGATGCAGCCAGTTCTGGGCAGTTACAACTGACGTTTGTTGCACCTCAGCGCACGGTAGTATCAAATATATCCATTACCATAAATGACTCTGCTAACGGTGGAGATGGAAATGGTGGCGGTGATGGCAGTGGCGGAGACGAAGAAGAAACCGGCCCTCTTACCGTCAGCTGGCCATCCGATTACATCACGATTTTTGAAGACGAAAAAATCACACTAAACCTCAGTCGAAACTACAGTCTCGATAATTCAGACATCACTGAGACGCTTTATCTAAACGCAGCAAACCTGACTGGACGCCTGGGCAATGATGGGCAAAGTTACACAATTACTGCAGATGATGGTGAGGAAGATACCTATGGTCAATTACTTGCAGTGACCGAATACATGGGTGAACGGATTGAGTCCAGCATAGACATCATCTACTACAATAAAAACAGAAACTTAGTTACCCCAGAGCCACCTGTAATTGCATTAATCGCACCTCAAATGACATTAACGCCGGGTGTTACAACTCATTTGACCTTTGATGTCTATGATCCGGACTCAGATCGAATTTCATATCGGGTTGTGTCGGCTCCACCTCAAGTTCAAACTCACGTGCACCGATTAGCCATAGGTTATCAACTCAGTGTCTCATTAATTGACAGCCTGCCGGAAAATCAGACGTTTATAACTTTAGAGGTGAGCGATGGTCACCTCAAAGATTTAATCGATATCGAGCTTATAGAATCAGCCAACAGTCAAAGTCTAGTTAATAACAATCAACCGCCGCGATTGTACCTAGAAGAAAATGTGACTGTGAGCTTAACCAAACGCCTAACCGGTAACGAAACCGACGAAATAAGCCGCTTTGCATTTGTGATGGAGGACGAAACCCCTGAGGATGTAACGTATGATGTCCTGACTACCTTTGATGGATTTACGTTTGATATTAACTACCCTTATTTTTCAGTATATGCCGATGATGTGAGCCAACTCCAACACGAGCAAATTACCATCGTCGCGGCTGATCAGAGCTTTCAAAGTAAACTAACTTTTCACTTATATGTGCGCAATAATTTCTCTACCTTTCAAGGTGGTAACGAAAACCTTGCGCCTATTATTGAAGCAACGACTCCACCTCCTGTACTAGAGAGTAAGGCCATCGACTTCGTGGTAACTGGCTCAGACTTTGAAGGTCATGACTACACATTGTCTGCACAAATAGACCCGGTGTATGGCGATACTACAGTCAATACTGACACTGTTACGGTCAACACAAATCTACTTGCCGAATCAACAACGGTTGTAACAGATGTCACAGTAACGGCGACAGACGTTTTTGGGAGCGACCGAAGTATTACAGTTCCAATTGAGATCTATAAAAACTCTGCTCCAACTATAACTACAAATGTCAGCGCTATCGACATTGTAGAAACAGGTACTCTTAATATTCCTCTCAATGTAGCAGATGTTGATGAAGGTGTGCTTATACCTACATTTACGTTTGATTCTGATTTGGTCAACATTAGCTACACCGATGGCATCATGACCGTGACAGCGCAGGACGTTGAATTTGAAACCTCTGATTCTGTATTGATTAGAGCAGAGGATGAATTTGGCGCCGTTGCAGAATTAGAGCTTCCGGTCATTGTACGAATTAACAATAGACCACCTGAAATCTCAGTGAGTCAATCACAAGTGACGTTAGCACCAGGCCAAAGCACTACACTATTATTGACCTATACCGATCCAGACGGTACCGCTCTGACTATCAATCGGTTTACCAATAACACATTACTTACTTTTGGCTATAACCAAACATCTGGAGAGCTAACCTTAACTTTGGATCCGAGTGCTGAGTTCCAACAGAGTATGACGTTTACTACCACAGCGTCCGATGGTTTTATTGAAGTCTCAGAGACTATTACCGTCGTTGTTCCTACGGCACCTGAGCCACCTATTTTGACCATCGAGCCATTCAACCCAAATATTGAAGAAGGTAACTTCCAAATCATCAATTACACCGTCAGCGACCCTAACGGCGACGGTATAATTATCAGTACGCTTGATGGAGGAACCTCTAATATTGCCAATTTGCAAATTGATTATCTTGCTAATTCGTTACAAATAAGAGTACCCGATAATGTACTCAGTCAAACCGTATACAGAATTCAAGTCGTCGCCACAGACACAAGTACCAGCCAACTCAGTACTTCAGAAATCATTGAGGTAGTTGCACTGCCTGAAAACGATCCTCCGACCATCAGCCTAGGTGCACCGAGCCTTGCTTTAGTCAACGACTACACAGCGACAATGACGCTCAATATTAGTGATATAGATAACCAGCTTGGTGATTTGCAAATCGAAGCGCTCAATGGCAACTCAGAAGCATTACCAACAACCATAGAAGTGGTTGGTTTTGATATTTATTCAATCACCCTGAAAGCTGCGACAAAAGGCACATCACTTGCCGGCGAGGTAGTAACAATACGAGTAACGGACCCAGATCAGACGTCTGCTACCGCCTCATTTACGCTATCAAAAACCATTGACAATACGCCACCATATATAGAATTTGAAAACTTAAGTCCCAAAACCATCAGTATGGGAGATAATTCATCGCTAACCGAAGTCTTCTATTTCTTTGACGATGATGTGCTACAAGATGGTGTAACTCCGGAGGATACTGTAGTTCCTATCAGTGTGAGTACAACAAACAACTTCGGCAACGCCTCCGTCGTCAATATTACAAACATCAACTACTTTAACAATCGGGTTGAATTTACTATCAATACCAACGATGTAACCCTGGCCGACCCAGCTGATAGTCGACCTGTCAGCATAGCGATTCGATTAACCGATGGCTATGTTCAAGTGGATGAGTTTATTACTGTAAAGGTCAGGGACGATGATCTGTAAGAGTCTACAAACTAACCACTAATTTAAACTTGCCTCCAGGTCTAAATACACGTTAAATAAAACAATTATTTAGGCTTGGAGGACGGCATGAGTCAGTCAGAACAACACCACCCGTTAACCGATTTCATCAAATATCCAGAATCAGAAATGCTGGAACGCTCTGTTCAGTTTTACGAAAACATTAAGCGTCGACACAGCATCCGCATGTTTTCGGACCAAGCAGTGCCGCGCACTATCATAGAAAACTGCATAAAAGCGGCGGGAACCGCACCTAGTGGAGCCAACCATCAGCCTTGGCATTTTGTCGCTATAAGCAGTCATGAAGTAAAAAAACAAGTCCGAGAACAAGCAGAACTTCACGAAAAAGGCTTTTATGATGGTAGAGCTGGAGATGAGTGGTTAGAAGCACTCAAGCCTTTGGGTACAGATGCTAACAAACCTTTTTTAGAACACGCACCATGGTTAATCGCGGTGTTTTCACAAAAGAAAGGTGGTGTCCACGCAGGTGATCAAAATACTAACTACTACGTACATGAATCAGTTGGTCTTGCGACTGGCTTTTTAATTAATGCACTACATCACGCTGGACTGGCGACATTGACTCACACCCCCAAACCTATGCAGTTTTTATCAAAAGTGTGTCAGCGACCGGACAACGAGCGCCCTTACATGCTGTTGGTAGTAGGTTATCCAGCACAAAACGCAACTATTCCACATCATGCAACCATTAAAAAGCCACTAGAGGACATAGCTAGCTTTTTGTAATAAAACCGAGAACAGGAAAAAACATGGAATACGCAAAACTTGGCTCCAGTGGTATCGACGTTTCAAACATCTGCTTGGGCTCTATGACTTGGGGCGTACAAAATAGCCAACAAGATGCAGACCAACAAATCGAATTTGCTATAGATAAAGGCATCAATTTTATCGATACCGCAGAGCTTTATCCGGTGCCGCCATCAGGTGAAAAGTATGGCGATACAGAGCGTATTATTGGCAATTGGTTAGCGCGAAACAAAGCGCAAAGACAAAACCTAGTCCTTGCTACAAAAATAGCAGGTAACGGCTTGCCTTGGATTCGAAATGCTGAAGATATTTCAGGTCCTGCTATTATCAAATCAGTCGACGATTCTCTTCAAAGGCTACAAACAGATTATATAGACTTATACCAGTTGCATTGGCCCAATCGAACCTCTCCTCATTTTGCTAAACATCGTCCAAATCAAGTTCGTTTTTCTGAAGTAAGCGCCGCACATGAAACAGCAGTAATGCATGAAATCCTTGATGCACTACAAACCTGTATTGATGCAGGAAAAGTAAAACATTGCGGTCTATCTGACGACACGACCTGGGGGATTAATCAGTACCTAAAACTCAGTGAAAAATACCAATTGCCCAAGATGGTGTCGATTCAAAATGAGTTCAGTTTGTTGCACAGCAAAGATTGGCCCTACCTAATCGAAAACTGTATACACGAGAATATTGCTTACTTACCTTGGTCACCTTTGGCCGGCGGCGCTTTATCCGGTAAATATTTGAATGGTGCCCGCCCCGAAGGAAGCCGATGGACTATGAGTCAACGCAATGGCTTGTTTAGGGATTCTGAGCAGAGCATGAATGCGGTCGCTGAATACAAAACACTCGCTGAAAAAAATGGTTATAGTGCGGCACAGTTAGCGTTAGCTTGGTGTAAACAAGTAGACGGTGTCACATCGACGATTATCGGTGCTACATCAATAAAACAACTCAATGAGAATATTAATGCGTTTGAAATTACGTTGGATGACGTATTACTAAGTGAAATTGATGAAATTTTAAAGCGCTTCCCTGCCCCTTTTTAAAAAGGGGTAAGTTATTGATCTTTTGACACCAAATATAAAGTCGCTTCTCGGTACAATGCATTCAACTCAATTGGTTTACCGAGGTGAGAATCAAAGCCTGAACTCATATATGTCTTTACGTCTTGATCCATTACATTAGCGGTGAGCGCTATTATTGGGATGTCTGTATTAACTTTACGAATTGATTTACAGGCATCAATCCCATCCATATTAGGCATTTGAATATCCATAAAAATTAGATCTGGTGAATGATTTTTAAACGCATCTACCGCTTCCACACCATCTTCAGCAATGGTTATTGTTGCGTTTGTCGGTCTCATCATGGCTAAAAAGACTGTTTGATTAATTTTATTATCCTCTGCCAGTAAGATGTGTTTACCGGTGAGATCAGGTGTCACTGACTCTGTGTGGTGATGCTCTTCCTCTACGTCTAATGTAGTTTCAATAAGCGGCAGTAAAATAACAAATTTTGTGCCTTTACCAATTGTACTACTGACCGTAATCTCACCTTTCATCAGTTCTACTAATTGTCGAGTTATCGTCATGCCTAAACCCGTACCACCAAACCTTCTCGTAGTACTGCTATCCGCTTGCTCAAATCGATTAAATAAATTTTGACACATGGATTCTGACATACCAATCCCAGTATCCATGACAGTTATACGAGCATGACCGGAACTTTGATCGACCGCTAACTCAACGGTTACGGTGCCTTTGTCAGTAAACTTAATTGCGTTAGAAATAAGATTTAACAAGATCTGTTTAATGCGAACAGGATCCGCAAACCAAGTAGAACTGAAAGTTGGGTCTTGAATCAAATCTAGTTGCAAACCTTTTGACTCTGCTTGCGGGCTCAGTTCCGCAACAATATCTTGAGTCAAGCTTGAGATGTTAGTCGGTATCGTTTCGAGGTGTAAATGGCCAGCCTCTATCTTTGAAAAATCGAGTATATCGTTAACAATCGTCAATAACATTTTGCTCGACAACACACCTTTTTCGATTAGGTCAGCAGACTCTTTAGGCAATGGTTGGCGCTGTAAAATTTGTAATGTGCCTAGAATTCCGTTCATCGGGGTTCGGATCTCATGACTCATATTTGCTAAAAACACCGCTTTCGCTCGCTCTGAAACCTCTGCGCGAGTTCGTTGTTCGTGTAAATCGTCTATTTGCGCCGTTATCGTCTTAGTCATGTTATCAACGGTGTTAAATAACTTATCAAATTCAGTGTACTCTGAGCGCAAACCAGTGACTTCGTAATGCCCTTTTCTGATCTTTTCTGTCATTTCTTCTAGTAATTCTATTGGGTGAGTTAGGCGTTTGGTCACCCCCATTAAATACATTTGCAGCACGACAAATAGTAGAATAACTAACAAGCTGGACAATATAATTGATTCGAATACCGAACTAGTAAAGTATTGCTCTGAATGCTTAACTTTTACTTCAAAATCGAGACCATACTCATTTTTTTTAGACGCAGTGTGCTGCTCTACAATCACCTCATCCTGGTTTAGGTTTTGTTGACCAAACTGAAACCAAGTCACTCCATCAATAAGGAGTTGTACATTAGAATGCGCTAAACGCTCATCTTCATTTACAAAATGTTCGGGGTTGAGTAATAAAAATAAAATAGCGGTTGTATCGTAGGGTCGGACCAACGACGAATTACTTTTGAGAAGTGGTATCGCAAGCACGACACTACCCTTTACTGTAGGCTGTAAACCGTCAATTTTATCTTGTAAGTAAAGCATGTTGATTTGTGTATTCACATAAAAGGCATTTACTCGGTCTTGGGTATACGCTTTGATCACCTCATTATTAAACTTTAACGTTGCAATAGGAAATCCCTCAACGATAAAGCGACTGCCATCGCTTATAAACGCAGCGTCAATAAATGGGTTAGTTTCAACTGTTCGCTTTAACTCACGAAATGCATATTGGGTAAACAAAATATTTTGTGGTAGCTCGGCCAAAACTTTATTGGTCGATAAAACCGCGAGTTAATTAGTTTGTTTAATTAACTCTGATTGCATGTCTAGCGCTAGGCTTTTGGCATGACGAGCCACATCTTGTTTTGCGATTGAAATGGACTGTTGGTAATTGTCGTAGCCAAAGATAGTTAAACACAAAACCAACAGAGCAAGAATAGACAGTGATACCGTTATTCTAAGTTCGTTTACAACACTCTTTTTATTCATCATTTGACTCTTTATTTACCGATTTTTCGGCAACGTGTTGCATATACTCTACCGCTGTTTTTGCATCAAAGACTCCGGCTAAGTAACGATTCAGCCCTTTTAGTAGCGCCTCCCAAACGATAGCCATTTCTCTCTCATTAGGCATAGGGTTAGCGTTTTGAATTTGTTTGTACATCACATCAAAATCTGCCGGGCTTTGCTGCTTAACAAAATTCAAAGACACTTCGTTCGTTGGTACCGTATTCAAATCTAAACCAATCGTTTCTTGGGTATTCTCTGTTTGAAAAAAAGCAGCCAGTCGGCGCAGCGCTTTACCTTTGGGGCCCGCCAGAGATTCATCAGGAAATGCAATAACGTGAGATGAAAAGTAGGGTCTCATATGCTTGTTATCTTTTAAGGGTAACGATGCAACGCCAAGTTTGTCTCCGAGCGCTGTGCGATTTGCTTGGTATTCCCAAACCCCATTTATGGTCATGGCTAATTCACCGGCTTTAAATCGGTTGTTGGCACACTCATAATCGCAATTCGTATCCACGACCTTGTTATCCCTCAAAGACTTGTACCATTTGAATGCGGAAATCATTTCATTTGTATTTAGTTTAATTTGGCCATTTTCGTAAGGAACACTGTCATATACGCCCAAAAACGGAATAAACCAATACATTTCCATATAACTCCAGGCTATATAATTACTTGGCTTAGAGAAGTTTGATTGTTCTTTAATGAGCTGTTGCCAAGTCGATGGAGCTGTAGTGACTAATGATTTGTTGTAATAAAGTACAAGGTGATTACCAAACACAATTGGAATACCTTTGAGTTCTCCTTTTACCTTCGCTGTATTAAGCGCTACTTTACTCACGTTTTTATTAATTAAGCTATTGGGAATAACACTTGGCCGTAGCTCATCAATCCCTAAAAAATCAGACGGAACGATTATCGCATCGGGTAATTGTTTTATCGTAGACCGCTGGATCAGCTCTGATTTTAATTCGTTATTTTTAAACGATTTAACATTAACAATAATGCCTGTTTGCAGAGTAAAAGTGTCTAGTAAGTGTTGAAAGTCATAACTCTCCAGACCATAAGCGAGAGTAATTTGCTCGGCCTCTTGCGCAGCAAGTCTAAAAGGTAATAACAAGCTAACCACTATCAAATAAAAGGAAGATAAAGCTAAACCAAGCATAAGCTTGCACCGCTGTTTATGCACCACTGTCACATTACCCTCCAACAAGCCCCGATATTAATTCAAATAAATTGAACGTAATTTAAAATTTATTCAATTATACAAATCAACGAAATTCAACGAACATTAGGTTATCGCATTAAGGAGATAACATTATGAGCCAACTTATTGAAACTTTAGACCAAATAAACAAAAACGAAAAACAAAAGACGGTAGAAATGACTGAATGTAATTATTCGGACAATTATTACGGTGACCAGGTTTGTGTTACCAAAAGTGTTAACCTAACAAACGTGGATTTATGAAATGGCTAAAACGACAACCTTTGCAATAACGCACTTTACTGTTGCGTTTGGGGTAACGTTTGCGCTGACAGGTGATGTGGTGGTTGGCGGATTAGTCGCAATGGTAGAACCGGCGATTAATACCGTTGCGTATTACTTTCATGAAAAACTGTGGCAACGCAGAACTGCAAAGCAAAACTCACAGAGTATTGACGTTTCCGCATCAAAAAGTTTGGACTCTGAGCGCTTATCGTTATCGGTATAAGCGCCCAGGGTAACCAAGTTAAGGAAAGCTGTATCTAGCAATACGCGTCATAACTTGGCCAAATTGCTTAAATATATTGCCATTATTGTACTGAATACCGTGTTTTTTGCAGACGGCCTGTACTTTAGGGGCAACTTCCGCATATCGATATGACGGCATCGTTGGGAACAAGTGGTGTTCAATTTGGTGGCTAAGGTTTCCACTTAAAATATGAAACCACTTGCCGCCTTTGATGTTTGAAGACCCCAAAATCTGGCGATAATACCAATGTCCTTTAGATTCGTCCTTAAGTACGGAACGATCAAAAACATGTGCATCCTTAGTAAAATGACCACAGAAAATGATCAAATACGTCCATAGGTTACGGAGCAAATTCGCAACTAAGTTACCCAAGATCACAGGTACAAACATTGGTCCTGCAATCACAGGAAAAAACACGTAATCTTTGAAGACTTGGCCAAACATTTTTTTGAACGCAGGTCGATCTTCATTAATAAATTCCTTAAAACTTACCTTACCAGTGAATAACCGACCTAATCTAAGGTTTTGTAACGCTACGCCCCACTGAAATAACAAGGCAAATATCACCGCATAAATAGGCTGAAAAACAAACGCCGGATGCCACTTTTGCTCTTTAAAGATTCGTAAAATCGTATAGCCAATATCATGGTCTTTACCCTTTACATTGGTGTAGGTGTGATGGGAATAATTGTGGGTCTTACGCCAATTATCAGCAGTACCTGCAATATCCCACTCATAGTGGTTACCGTTAAATCGCTCGTCATTCATGAAGTTATATTGGCCATGTATAACATTATGACCTAACTCCATGTTCTCCATTATTTTACTGAATGCTAATAAGGCAGTGCCCAACAGCCAAAACGGTGGGAACCAAGAAAGCATTAACAACACTCGCCCAGCAATTGCACTATATCGAACAATTTTTTCGATGCGACGAATATACAGTGCGTCTTCCTTACCCACTTTGGCCATGGTTTCTGTTTTGATCGCATCTATATCAGCGGCTAATTGATCAAAATTCACAGTTCGATCTCCAATGATTGATTAGGTACCGTCGTACACAATTGAATGGATTTATTGTTGTCGTTGAGAAGAGAACTTGGAGCGACACGACAGGTACATTGATGACAAATGCCTTGTTTGCAACCATATTGAGGTTTGAGACCCGCCTCTAACAAGCTTTCTAACAAAGTAGACTGGTTGGTGACGGTCAGAGTTTGATTTGACTTGGTCAATATTATTTGATGTTCAGCATATTCTTCAGAGATATTTGCAGGCTCTGCCGTCTTAAAGCTTTCAAACTCGACATAAATTTGTTTGTCTGATTTTTTAACGACCTCATTAACTTGCTGATTAAACCCTTCCGATCCGCACGACAATAACCGACTAGTGTCACCAAAATGGTTAAGTAGCTCATTTGCATTGGTCAGTGTTGTTCTACCATCGAGTATTTTTACTTTGCCCTCAGTAAACGCACGGCTTTGTCTGATCTCATTGAATAGTACGTATTCTTTGTTGTCCTTAGGTAGGCCACTTTCATTGCTTTCAAGGCGAGTTAAATAGAGCAAAACTAAATCAGGGTTGTCTTTTTTTGCCGACAAAAATAACGGCCACAGAGCTGTAATTCCAATCCCCCCTGCAACAAAACCATCAAACCTTTTTGAGTGATTGTCGCCAAATGGCTGAGAGACATCGAGTACATCACCAATGCTTACTTGATGTCTAATTGCATTACTGACCAGACCTTGAACTTTAATATAAAGCTCAATAACCCCTTTTGAACTTGGAAGATTCGCAATGGAATAACAACGTTCGTGCCCTATTCCATCAATAAAAACCTTTAACCTTATATGTTGACCTGCCAAAAACGCATGACACTTTTTACTCGGCTTTAACACCAACTTTACCGCGTCACCGATTATTGCTTTGTCTAAAACTTTTACCGTAGGAGTATCAAATTGAAAATTAACCTTAAATTGCTTCAACCAAAAATCTAGAGACTGTGGTAGAGCAGTCGAACTCCAAAGGCGTTGTACCAAATTTTTCACAACTGAAAAATACCCTTCTTTTAAAAATATGCATGTTGAACTGGGCATTATACACATAAATATACAACCGTATATAAATTTGTATATTATCTATTTTGTACAGTCGTTAACTATTTGGTAGCGCCCCAATAATCCGGCACAGGATTGAACCTAGTAAAAATGAGTAAGTTGTGAAAAAATGGCGCTAGCAAAATAGACATAGAAGCACCATTTTGAAAACAGTTGGAAGAAAAGCCTCAATCAGTAGCGAAGATATTATCAACGCGGCTATCGCATTAGTTGGCCCTCACCGCAGTATTTCCTCATTGAGTTTAAGAGAAGTAACTCGTGAAGCAGGTATCGCCCCAAATAGCTTTTATCGTCACTTCAAAGATATGGAAACATTAAATATCGCAATCATTGAATTGGCGGGTAAACACCTTCGTACGATCATTCGTGACGCTAGAATACTTATCATCAACGAAAAGTCAGTGGTAAGGGTGTCGGTAGAATGTTTTTTTAATGAAATGACAAAGCCAGGTTCATCTTTACCTATCCTTTTGCGGGAGGGTACTGTCGGTTCTGGTAACTTTCAGGCGGCTATTAAAAACCAATTGGACTTTTTTGCTAACGAACTAAAGACAGACCTTGATAAAGCCAACGACGTCAATCCAAAATATCATACCCAAGATACTGACGTTGTCGCAAAAGCCATCACACAATTAGTATTCGCTATGGGTGGAATTGCTTTAAATGCACCAGATACAGAGTTATCAGCGCGCATTGAAGAAACGGTAAAAATGGTGAAGTTTATTTTAAAAGGGGCGTCGTCTTTAAAAGAGATCTCGTGACAGCCAAAGAGAACTAACTCAGAGATTGCGTCACGTGACTAACCTATCTCTAAACGACCCTACTGACACTTCGTCACCTGACATCAACACAGGGATTATGTGTAGGTCGTCGCCCTCTACCCAAAATATCGCATTTTGGTCGTATTTGAGCGCCAAACCAATTGCAGCTGGTTTGGATATTTGCACAATAAAACTGTGTTCTTGGTGTTCTAAATCTTCTGAAGCACCAATTATTTTTTCATGCAGAACATGACTTAGTTCTTTTTGTAATTGCCTATTTCGTTGATCGTTTTCATCTTTCGACAGGATCTGTCCCAATGGGTTAGATGCAGTAATGATGGCAAACGGGTTGGGTAAATGGCCATCCTCAAGAGTACGAAATAAAAATACCGTTTGGCTGTATAACGCCATTAGGTCATCTGAAGTTTGTTTAGGTGTAATTTGTAGTGCTTCGTTTCCATAACTCATAACCGCTCCTTTTTTGACTCACAGTTAGATTACTAGTTCCACTTATAGCTGTTACTCTTTAAACCTAGCAGACCTCCTCAAATATACCCAACTAAACTTCAAATAGAGTGAGTGCGGGTCGGTCTTAATAAATTGGTGGACAAAGTGACCACGGTAATTCGAGAACTATCGCAGTCACAATTAATGTAGAGAAAAACTTGTAATTAGGCTCGGCTTACAAACTTGTTTTCTTCAGTGTTTACTTTGATCTTGTCACCAGTAGAAATATGCTCCGGTACTTGAACAACAAGCCCCGTGCTCAATGTCGCTGGTTTTGTACGAGCAGTCGCTGAACCACCTTTCAGAGACGGTGCGGTTTCGACAATGTCCAAATCTACCGTCAACGGCACTTCAACTGTTGCAGCTGCATCACCTATGACCAATACCATTAACCCTTGAGTTTCTTCGGTAATGAATTGCAATTGGTCTTCGATAGTTTCTTTGTTCAAGTGGTATGGTGTGTAGTCTTCGTTGTCCATGAAGACATACTCATCGCCATCTGTATAAGAAAACATAACCGGACGACGAGACAAATCTGCCATGGTTAACATAT is a window from the Psychrosphaera ytuae genome containing:
- a CDS encoding Ig-like domain-containing protein; translated protein: MVVLWALTGCGSSDGQDEPTPTDTPFSVQVSPTSLDVQVGEQVTLNYTLTNANVDDVDVSAIVQSDLGTAVINTDAQTVTFTAGDAASSGQLQLTFVAPQRTVVSNISITINDSANGGDGNGGGDGSGGDEEETGPLTVSWPSDYITIFEDEKITLNLSRNYSLDNSDITETLYLNAANLTGRLGNDGQSYTITADDGEEDTYGQLLAVTEYMGERIESSIDIIYYNKNRNLVTPEPPVIALIAPQMTLTPGVTTHLTFDVYDPDSDRISYRVVSAPPQVQTHVHRLAIGYQLSVSLIDSLPENQTFITLEVSDGHLKDLIDIELIESANSQSLVNNNQPPRLYLEENVTVSLTKRLTGNETDEISRFAFVMEDETPEDVTYDVLTTFDGFTFDINYPYFSVYADDVSQLQHEQITIVAADQSFQSKLTFHLYVRNNFSTFQGGNENLAPIIEATTPPPVLESKAIDFVVTGSDFEGHDYTLSAQIDPVYGDTTVNTDTVTVNTNLLAESTTVVTDVTVTATDVFGSDRSITVPIEIYKNSAPTITTNVSAIDIVETGTLNIPLNVADVDEGVLIPTFTFDSDLVNISYTDGIMTVTAQDVEFETSDSVLIRAEDEFGAVAELELPVIVRINNRPPEISVSQSQVTLAPGQSTTLLLTYTDPDGTALTINRFTNNTLLTFGYNQTSGELTLTLDPSAEFQQSMTFTTTASDGFIEVSETITVVVPTAPEPPILTIEPFNPNIEEGNFQIINYTVSDPNGDGIIISTLDGGTSNIANLQIDYLANSLQIRVPDNVLSQTVYRIQVVATDTSTSQLSTSEIIEVVALPENDPPTISLGAPSLALVNDYTATMTLNISDIDNQLGDLQIEALNGNSEALPTTIEVVGFDIYSITLKAATKGTSLAGEVVTIRVTDPDQTSATASFTLSKTIDNTPPYIEFENLSPKTISMGDNSSLTEVFYFFDDDVLQDGVTPEDTVVPISVSTTNNFGNASVVNITNINYFNNRVEFTINTNDVTLADPADSRPVSIAIRLTDGYVQVDEFITVKVRDDDL
- a CDS encoding ATP-binding protein; protein product: MLNLISNAIKFTDKGTVTVELAVDQSSGHARITVMDTGIGMSESMCQNLFNRFEQADSSTTRRFGGTGLGMTITRQLVELMKGEITVSSTIGKGTKFVILLPLIETTLDVEEEHHHTESVTPDLTGKHILLAEDNKINQTVFLAMMRPTNATITIAEDGVEAVDAFKNHSPDLIFMDIQMPNMDGIDACKSIRKVNTDIPIIALTANVMDQDVKTYMSSGFDSHLGKPIELNALYREATLYLVSKDQ
- a CDS encoding aldo/keto reductase — translated: MEYAKLGSSGIDVSNICLGSMTWGVQNSQQDADQQIEFAIDKGINFIDTAELYPVPPSGEKYGDTERIIGNWLARNKAQRQNLVLATKIAGNGLPWIRNAEDISGPAIIKSVDDSLQRLQTDYIDLYQLHWPNRTSPHFAKHRPNQVRFSEVSAAHETAVMHEILDALQTCIDAGKVKHCGLSDDTTWGINQYLKLSEKYQLPKMVSIQNEFSLLHSKDWPYLIENCIHENIAYLPWSPLAGGALSGKYLNGARPEGSRWTMSQRNGLFRDSEQSMNAVAEYKTLAEKNGYSAAQLALAWCKQVDGVTSTIIGATSIKQLNENINAFEITLDDVLLSEIDEILKRFPAPF
- a CDS encoding DUF2061 domain-containing protein, whose amino-acid sequence is MAKTTTFAITHFTVAFGVTFALTGDVVVGGLVAMVEPAINTVAYYFHEKLWQRRTAKQNSQSIDVSASKSLDSERLSLSV
- a CDS encoding sugar ABC transporter substrate-binding protein, whose product is MTVVHKQRCKLMLGLALSSFYLIVVSLLLPFRLAAQEAEQITLAYGLESYDFQHLLDTFTLQTGIIVNVKSFKNNELKSELIQRSTIKQLPDAIIVPSDFLGIDELRPSVIPNSLINKNVSKVALNTAKVKGELKGIPIVFGNHLVLYYNKSLVTTAPSTWQQLIKEQSNFSKPSNYIAWSYMEMYWFIPFLGVYDSVPYENGQIKLNTNEMISAFKWYKSLRDNKVVDTNCDYECANNRFKAGELAMTINGVWEYQANRTALGDKLGVASLPLKDNKHMRPYFSSHVIAFPDESLAGPKGKALRRLAAFFQTENTQETIGLDLNTVPTNEVSLNFVKQQSPADFDVMYKQIQNANPMPNEREMAIVWEALLKGLNRYLAGVFDAKTAVEYMQHVAEKSVNKESNDE
- a CDS encoding nitroreductase family protein — protein: MSQSEQHHPLTDFIKYPESEMLERSVQFYENIKRRHSIRMFSDQAVPRTIIENCIKAAGTAPSGANHQPWHFVAISSHEVKKQVREQAELHEKGFYDGRAGDEWLEALKPLGTDANKPFLEHAPWLIAVFSQKKGGVHAGDQNTNYYVHESVGLATGFLINALHHAGLATLTHTPKPMQFLSKVCQRPDNERPYMLLVVGYPAQNATIPHHATIKKPLEDIASFL